A single window of Candidatus Methylacidiphilales bacterium DNA harbors:
- a CDS encoding bifunctional nuclease family protein — MEGTHEVRIVGLVPSQNGITVFLGNEEKTFSIHVDHGVGTNIAILLKGEKRERPLTHDLIGLIFSSFGITVERIVINDLRNDTYFARITLKARNEVHNKITEIDARPSDCLAIALQAGKPVYVADRVWNQVSDISSMLERIKEKMEEEGKDPDGDAEADAGEEET, encoded by the coding sequence ATGGAAGGAACGCACGAGGTCAGGATCGTCGGCTTGGTGCCCTCGCAGAACGGGATCACGGTGTTCCTGGGCAACGAGGAGAAGACCTTCAGCATCCACGTCGACCACGGGGTGGGGACCAATATCGCCATTCTTTTGAAAGGAGAAAAACGGGAGCGTCCCCTGACCCACGACCTGATCGGCCTGATTTTCTCCTCCTTCGGCATCACGGTGGAGCGCATTGTCATCAACGACCTGCGCAACGACACCTACTTCGCCCGCATCACCCTCAAGGCCCGCAACGAAGTGCACAACAAGATCACCGAGATCGATGCCCGTCCGAGCGACTGTCTGGCCATCGCGCTGCAGGCGGGCAAGCCGGTTTACGTGGCCGACCGGGTTTGGAACCAAGTGAGTGACATCAGCTCGATGCTGGAGCGGATCAAGGAGAAGATGGAGGAAGAGGGGAAAGATCCGGATGGCGATGCCGAGGCCGATGCGGGTGAGGAAGAGACTTAG